AAGACGCAGTAGCGTGATTGCCTTTCACGACAGCAACTCGGGTTCTATTCCCATTCCCTCAATTCACAAAATTAttttattatgtttttttttgtggatGTCATTCTGACATCCACTCTTGTGATGGCAAATTTAATCCATAATATTGCTGTGATGCAGATGAATGTTGACACTCTATTCCTTAGATACTGTGGTAGGGACTCAACCCCACTTTCATGGACACAATCATTGTTTTGAATTAAAATATAAATCATAAAACGATATTTATAGATTGAGTAATATTAAATGCGTGCTTTCTACATGAGCGACATTTATTGTGAAGACTGGACCTAGACCGGAAGTTATTGTCTCCTCTTCTCAAACATCGCAttaacagcaagctagctatctgTTTAGCTAACATTATCACAGTTTATCCTTCCATTTCGTTGCTAAACTTAGCTTTTATTTCCAATTAAGAATGTCAGAAAGAAAAGTGTTAAATGTAAGTACAATTATTGTTTACTATGTCTTGATTTATTCTCGATTCGCTGAAAACGGGCAGTTGTTTAGCGATTgcaatgtttgctagctagcagCAAGCGGCGTGTTAGCCAGGCTTGGCCATTGAAGCAAACACTTTTCCATGCTTATCATGACACCTAGTTACACAATAGTAGTTAGCTCAGTACGCTTAACTAGCTATATAGCTAGTAGTCGTACTCATTGTAACTAACTTGCTACAGTATCTCacaagtgagtacacccctcacatttttgtaaatatgagtatatatatttatgagtataagaaatgacactttgctacaatgtaaagtagtgagtgtacggcatgtataacagtgtaaatttgctgtcccctcaaaataacaaacacacagccattaatgtctaaaccgctggcaacaaaagtgagtacacccctaagtgaaaatgtccaaattgggcccaaagtgtcaatattttgtgtggccagcatcattttccagcactgccttaaccctcttgggcatggagttcaccagagcttcacaggttgtcactggagtcctcttccactcctccatgacgacatcacggagctggtggatgttagagaccatgcactcctccaccttccgtttgaggatgccccacagatgctcaatagggtttaggtctggagacatgcttggccagtccatcacctttaccctcagcttctttagcaaggcagtggtcgtcttggaggtgtgtttagggtcgttatcatgttggaatactgccctgtggcccagtctccgaagggaggggatcaggctctgcttcagtatgtcacagtacatgttggcattcatggttccctcaatgaactgtagctccccagtgaactcatgcagccccagaccatgacactcccaccaccatgcttgactgtaggcaagacacacttgtctttgtactcctcacctggttccgccacacacgcttgacaccatctgaaccaaataagtttcttggtctcatcagaccacaggacatggttccagtaatccatgtgcttagtctgcttgtcttcagcaaactgtttgcgggctttcttgtgcatcatctttagaagaggcttccttctgggacgacagccatgcagaccaatttgatgcagtgtgcggcgtatggtctgagcactgacaggctgaccccccaccccttcaacctctgcagcaatgctgacaacactcatacgtctatttcccaaagacaacctctgtatatgacgctgagcacgtggactcaacttctttggtcgaccatggcgaggcctgttctgagtggaacctgtcctattaaaccgctgtatggtcttggccaccgtgctgcagctcagtttcagggtcttggcaatcttcttatattttttttcagatcctcagagagttctttgccatgaggtgccatgttgaacttccagtgaccagtcagtatgagggagtgtgagagcgatgacaccaaatttaacacacctgctccccattcacacctgagaccttgtaacactaacgagtcacatgacaccggggagggaaaatggctaatttggacattttcacttaggggtgtactcacttttgttgccagcggtttagacaataatggctgtgtgttgagttattttgaggggacagcaaatttacactgttatacaagctgtacactcactactttacattgttgcaaagtgtcatttcttcagtgttgtcacatgaaacaaatatttacaaaaatgtgaggggtgtattcacttttgtgagatactgtatgtttCCTGCCTATCTTTGCTTATGAGGATATACTGATTAGAGTAGGCTCCCACTGTACACTTTGAACGTTTTCATCTCTTTATGTGAATTGTGTTTGTCTAtttattgtatgttttattcttGTTGTAGCTAATGACTGATAAAGGCAATGTGAATCAGATATTTTGTAGTTAAATTACACTGCTGACTGTGCTCGCTCTCCTGTAGAAATACTACCCGCCAGACTTCGACCCGGCTAAAATACCCAAACTCAAGCTCCCTAAAGACAGGCAGTATGTGGTCCGGCTGATGGCTCCCTTCAACATGAGGTATGTCAACACTCTACAACTCTGCCCTGAAACAGGTACCATgaggtgtgagtgagtgagtgaatgaatgcGTGTGTGTGCTCTGTCCCTGCATGTGTGCCTTGCAGGTGTAAGACTTGTGGGGAGTACATTTACAAGGGGAAGAAGTTCAACGCCCGTAAGGAGACTGTGATGAATGAGCTCTACATGGGACTGCCCATCTTCCGCTTCTACATCAAGTGTACAAGATGCCTGGCTGAGATCACCTTTAAGGTAAATCTGTTTCTGCATGTGTGTACTCACCCAGTGTTTGTCTGAAGACTGATCCATAAAACAGAAACTATGTCTTAGAACGTGTGTGTACTCACCCAGTGTGTGTTGTCTATAGACTGATCCGGAGAACACAGACTATGCCATGGAACACGGTGCCACAAGGAACTTTCAGGCGGAGAAACTtctagaggaggaagagaagaaaataactaaggacagagaggaggaagagttgAACAACCCTATGAAGGTATATCTCTAGAAGCAGTGCTGGAGAACCTGACAGACTGATGATATGTTCTCTACCAGATTTCTAGAGAACAGTACTGATGTTGTGTTGAAGAGCCGTACTGATGATGTTCTGTTCTAGGTGTTGGAGAACCGTACACGGGACTCTAAGATGGAGATGGAGGTTCTGGAGAATCTTCAGGAGCTCAAGGAGTTGAACCAGAGACAGGCTTCGGTGGACTTTGAAGGAATGCTGGGAACGTACAAAGAGCTGGAGCAGAGGACCAAAgagcaggagaaggaggaggacgaGAGGGAGACACGGtgagtacagacagagagagggagattggtGAGAAGAAAGAGGGAAATTGTTAAGCAATTTTTTTGAGAAATGGTGCAAGTATAGCAAAATAACGAAATGGTTGTGTATGTGTTACAGGGAGATGCTAGAGAGAGCTCTAGTGAAGAGGTTAAGAGACTCTGACTCTGACTCAGACCAGGAGAGTGCGAGCAGCAGCAGACCAAAGAAACCCAGCACAGACAGACCTACTGACATCCTCACCACAGACAGACTCACTGAcccacaggtaacacacacagaccaaataCATACAGGCCTCACAATACATGTTAACCAACATGCCTACTTATGTCCTGTGTGTTGTTTCTGCAGGGCCTGTCAGTGGGGGGGATGATGAAGGCCAAggtggagagctgggagagaagtGTGGGGGGGCTGGGAGGTGGAGGGGTACTGGGAACACTGGTGGTGAGGAAGAAACCAACGACCTCTGTCCCCAAACCTGGTACCACAGTAACTCCTGCAGGCGCTAACACACAGACAGGTGAGCTATGGAGGCTTTGACAGAAGCTGCAATATCGAAATGACTTCGTATACACTGGGGTGATTTCCTGCttaaggcgtccgcatgcttcagttcggcagGCGCCTAGCTGAACTAGTGTGCTTGCATACTCCTTTAAAAGACCTTCACTTGAAAAACGAGAAAAAAATCTGTAATAGTACTTTGTGCATTTTGAGACATTGTAGCCAGTGTTCACTTACTCAAATTAGAACTCAAGAAATCTGGCatacttttttttctttaaaaaaacaacaactttttctccacaatttcgtgatatccaattggtagttagtcttgtcccatcgccaCAGCTCCCgtatggacttgggagaggcgaaggtcgagagtcatgcgtcctctgaaacacgaccctgccgagccgcactgcttcttgacacactgctcgctgaACCCGGAagtccagccgcaccaatgtgtcggaggaaacatcgtacagctggcgaccgaagtaaTTTTTGCCAAGGAGATCTTAGTCGTGCAATttgacatctaactaagatgtctggtgcagtatttctcaatgaaaaaatTTGCATAAAAAACgagtcgtctctcgttgaatgacaacaaagactttattgaagaatctctactgttgaccaatcactgacgaaGGGGTGTAGACTTTGTCATTCTAAttttggtacttcctgctttgcaGTTTCAAAGGCAGCTGCTACCGTACCGACGGAGGCTACTAAGCCAATCACAGCACAGAATGGGTCGTCGTCGCTCAGCCTCCTGGGGGCGTATTCCGACAGTGATGACAGCAACaacagtgaatgagagagaggctggtgatGCTTTGGCTAATCAAAATGCTCAGTCAGTGATGATTTTAAAACTACTGTATTTGTTTGAGTATATAGGAGAGTTAACTGAATTGTATCATCCTGTTTTGTGACCCCTACCCCCAATGTAATTAGTTTTCACCTGTGatttttgaaaatatattttgaaatgtCCATCTACCAACTACCCTCCAACTTTGTAAAGGTGTAAGTCATGTTTTGGCTTTTcattaaatacttattttcctctaAATCAGTGGTTCTCTAAATTATTTCTTGCACTGTGGCACATTCTAAACTATTTTCTCTTGGGTGTGGAGGTTGTAAATGTAGACCTGTGTTGCAGATAAacatttctatttctatttttgtttaaccttttatttatctaggcaagtcagttaagaacaaattcttatttacaaagacggcctaggaacagtgggttaactgccttgttcaggggcagaaagatagatttttaccttgtcagctcagggattcgatctagcaaccttttggttactggcccaacactctaaccactaggctacctgccacaaagAAGAGAGTTTACTTGATAACTGCATCTACACACAACTTTACCCAACGACCTCAATTCTCTGCTGTAGTAGGCTGCTTTTGTGAGTTTAGAACATGAAATCAAT
The Salmo salar chromosome ssa16, Ssal_v3.1, whole genome shotgun sequence DNA segment above includes these coding regions:
- the LOC106574501 gene encoding splicing factor YJU2 — protein: MSERKVLNKYYPPDFDPAKIPKLKLPKDRQYVVRLMAPFNMRCKTCGEYIYKGKKFNARKETVMNELYMGLPIFRFYIKCTRCLAEITFKTDPENTDYAMEHGATRNFQAEKLLEEEEKKITKDREEEELNNPMKVLENRTRDSKMEMEVLENLQELKELNQRQASVDFEGMLGTYKELEQRTKEQEKEEDERETREMLERALVKRLRDSDSDSDQESASSSRPKKPSTDRPTDILTTDRLTDPQGLSVGGMMKAKVESWERSVGGLGGGGVLGTLVVRKKPTTSVPKPGTTVTPAGANTQTVSKAAATVPTEATKPITAQNGSSSLSLLGAYSDSDDSNNSE